Proteins encoded within one genomic window of Mauremys mutica isolate MM-2020 ecotype Southern chromosome 11, ASM2049712v1, whole genome shotgun sequence:
- the SLC51B gene encoding organic solute transporter subunit beta, which translates to MVPTTMKSLWIILFLLVQGTQGFLIQNAQVKLCLQASTTDENLLLEACNPTSKFQHWSWQDNSLINQGTRKCLSTDGANSVRSSPCESAAHANWECVNFTLHSVGSTHMYLTADKNKAALANTKSPSSRWRVSRGQSVCDQKPAKAEGGRYFAMPLTSTQMHDEVEGNPTPGMPMSQEQLQEMVWFFRTGDSSTWNYSILVLSLVVLFLGFLLLGINIMANRTRKIILVYEQAAKPAEPEAKPPFVDLKEDNNLNPLTQDLLLKGQRPGEVLVQWKDGNVTALYADKPEEDM; encoded by the exons ATGGTACCAACAACTATGAAGTCACTCTGGATAATCCTCTTTCTACTGGTGCAAG GCACACAGGGTTTTCTCATTCAAAACGCTCAAGTCAAGCTGTGTTTACAAGCCAGCACGACAGATGAGAACTTGCTTTTAGAGGCCTGTAATCCCACTTCCAAGTTCCAACACTGGTCTTGGCAAGACAATTCCTTGATCAATCAAGGCACCAGGAAATGTCTGTCTACAGATGGAGCCAACAGCGTGCGGTCAAGTCCCTGTGAAAGTGCAGCGCATGCAAACTGGGAGTGTGTTAATTTCACGCTGCACTCGGTGGGCAGCACCCATATGTACCTGACTGCAGATAAGAATAAAGCTGCTCTGGCGAATACAAAAAGCCCAAGTTCCCGATGGCGAGTCAGTAGGGGGCAGAGCGTCTGTGATCAGAAGCCAG CAAAGGCAGAGGGCGGTAGATATTTCGCTATGCCTCTTACCAGCACACAAATGCATGACGAGGTGGAAGGCAATCCCACTCCTGGAATGCCTATGTCTCAAGAACAACTACAGGAGATGGTGTGGTTTTTCCGGACTGGAGATT CATCCACGTGGAATTACTCCATTCTAGTCCTGTCCTTGGTGGTTCTGTTTCTGGGCTTCCTCCTTCTGGGAATAAATATCATGGCAAACAG AACTAGAAAGATTATCCTCGTATATGAACAAGCTGCCAAACCAGCTGAGCCGGAAGCCAAGCCACCCTTTGTGGATTTGAAGGAAGATAATAACTTGAATCCTTTAACGCAAGATTTGCTGCTGAAAGGACAAAGACCAGGGGAGGTTTTGGTTCAGTGGAAGGATGGCAACGTGACAGCCCTGTATGCAGACAAGCCAGAGGAGGACATGTAA